The sequence CGTGAGTGGGTGAAACTCGGGGCTCCAGCTGAGAAAATCATGATCGGTATGCCCACTTTTGGGCGGACATTCACGCTGGCCGATTTATCTAAATTCGATATCGGTTCGCCGGCCAGCGGTGGCGGAATCGCCGGCCCTTATACTTCCGAAGCTGGTTTCTTGGCTTATTACGAGgtgcggttgttgttgttattattctaGATTTCATCGTGATTCTATTTTGGTTGTTGGTCACGCAGGTGTGCGATTTTCTGCAAGAGGACAACACGACTCTGGTCTGGGACAATGAACAGCAGGTGCCGTTCGCCTACCGTGACGACCAGTGGGTTGGATTCGACGACGAGCACAGCCTTCGCACTAAAGTAATTGAAACCTATAAACAATCGACTTGATTGTTTAACGACCAGTTGTTATATATTAACccataaaaaaatgatttcatttttattaacatttttttatttcatttttgggtTGATTGTCAATTGTTTAGGTGAGTTGGTTGAAAGAGCAAGGCTTTGGTGGCGTCATGATCTATTCACTGGATATGGACGATTTCCGTGGGCACTGCGGGTCGGGACGTTACCCGTTGCTGAAAGCCGTCCGCCAGGAGCTGACGGCCGATAATTATCAAGTCCAGTTCGTCTACGACGGACCTTACGAGCGATCGGCGTCCAGCCTCATCACCGGCAAACCAGCCCCCAAAGATCGTAATGACCTacatagatttcatttttatggttttttttgggagttttttaaaaagacaattcattttgattttttctcgtGTAGCTAATGTTGTAACGTGCGACGAAGAAGACGGCCACATTTCCTACCATCCGGACAAAGCCAACTGTGCCATGTACTACATGTGCGAAGGCGAACGCAAACACCACATGCCTTGCCCCGTCCAGCTCGTATTCAATCCTTCACAGAATGGTAATTTATTACAACCATTTCTCGAGTTCTTATTTCATCGctaattttctattcttttttgaaacacAGTTTGTGATTGGCCGGAAAATGTTCCCGGCTGTGAGACGCATTTTACTGCGGGAACTGGCcggagataaaaacaaaaaacaaacgatcTAGTTTGTTGTAGTAGgtcgtctaaaaaaaaaaaaaaatggaagcactaaaaaaaaaaaaaacatttttttaaaaacaattccgCAGCTCATCctgcaatttaaaaataaattgtttgttCTTCATTTGGGTGATGTAATAATCAAGTCCTCTACGCGACACTGTaggcctttttctttgttttttgtggTGATGTAACCCGTTCTTTTCCAGTGccccttttttaaactttgattttgtttatattttaaaatttccttcattataagaattgaaaaatcatttttcaagaagaaaaaaaaaacaaaaaaacaattcgggTTGCGATGGCGCGGTGCGaggatctaaaaaaaaagaaaattggacaAATTTACTCGGCCACTTTTCCATGTCCTTTTTCctgtttctattttgttttaatgaaatgttgtggtgtgttttttttacccaaTTATTTTAATCGAATTGATGAGGCGATGTTACAAGTTttcaaatcccccccccccacagacCACCTTACTATTTTCTCCTATAATACCTAAAAAATCAACGATATTCAATTCGATTggactattaaaaaaaaacgataactAATTAAGAGGAAGTGAACGTTGGAAAAATGTCTGGTCGACACCTGATCATTCTCTGAATTTTTTCAGAGGAAATGAAGCaattgcaaaaagaaaaattcaagacaCAACAAAATTGATATAGTGTACATATACGAAATACGAATTAAGCGGAAACTGCTGATGCggaaaacatattcttgttttgGTCTTGGTTTTTTGAcattatacataagaaaaaaaaaagttttttcttttttttttaccccccacccgcccccccttttttgtggtCTGAATATTTTGGGAATTCGTTTTTCCTCCCACTGTCaccctctttctctctactcCGCCGCGGCACATAATATTtaaacttgtttgtttttttattattattccttgtttatttttcattaaaaacaaaaaaacctagCAACATTTCAGGAGGGGACGGTTTGCTGacacacatttaaaaaacagaaacgtgTGATCAAATTCTGGCATTATCATCGTTTTGAGCCAATCAGaggcattctttttttttgacactCTCTCTTATtactttcaattttaatgaattgtttttCTCATACCATATAATACATACCAgcgcatttttttcaaaaatttcgttcgttttcattttttaattttgggaacgctatttgaatttcccgcgtcAACTGTTTAAACCTAAAGGTTTTAGAATCTGCCGGTAGATGGGAGTCTGCCGGAGTTTGGATCCATTCAAAAAGAGGGAGGGATTCAGGTTGGGTCAGTCATCATCGAGGGTTCATACCTGACGCTAGCCACCTGTCTCTCCGTATCTTCTCTAAAAAGAGTAAAGACTAAAGCCGACCAGGAATAAAGTGATTACAACCCTGTCTCGGTTGGAAGTGAACGGATATCCAAATTCCAGCGTCGCTTCGCCATGGCCCATCGTTTCCACAGGtaagaaattgattttgaatttatcTGCAGCTTCTGAATTTTCAATGCGCATTTGCGTatgatgaaagagaaaaagaaatttagcaaAGCTGGAAAGTGTTTCCGTTGTTGGAGGCTTCCATCCAAACACGCACAACACACAACCTGCTCTATAGTGCTATTGTTTGCTCAAtccccccactttttttttattatttgaattcccCCTCAACTTCCGGTTCTATAGGGAGGGGGGAAAGTTGACGGACacgtcacaaaaaaaaaacacagaaggGGAAAACGTGCTTCTGCAGTTATATTATGTTCTAGAATGAAAAGGAAACGCGTCGCTGTTCTATAATGTCGAATGATGAAGAACTTTAATATCACGGATCCATTCCAGCTCGTTAAATGTCCTCCAACTGACGGGATACATTTTTATAAACAAAGAGCCAAAATGGGAACACTTAATTAATGGTTCCCGTTTTTATCGCCTAAATAATCGAGTTATGTAAATAAGGATTTGCGCCATCGTGAATTTTTTCCGGATGGGTGAGAGTGTGAGACATCGGGGTCATTTCGGTTGTTATCAGTGTCCGTCTGTTATCGTCGCATTTATTATCGTGACAATGACGCCGGCGGGCtccgttttctcttttgataaAGAAAACTTGATGTCGTGTTATCATTCAACTTATCAAAATAATTACGAGTGTAGCTAAAATGTGATGGGGCGATGATAGAATCGGAGCGGAACGTTCTGtcctgatttgttttttcccaagtCTATCAATCAAAATACAAGACGTGATGAAGTCCAATtggaaatcttcttctttctctcgaaATTAGAGCGGCCCGTGATGGGAAGTTGGACATACTGAAAGAAGCAACCAGAAAGgattgcaattcaaaagatGACGACGGAATGACTCCGACTCTCTGGGCCACCTTCGAAGGCCATCTGGAAGCTCTTCGCCTCATCATCGGCAGAGGGTAAAAAtactcaaattttaattagaaaattgatttgattttgtattttattatcTCTTTCAGTGGCGATCCTGAAAAATGCGACCACTACGGCAATACGGCCCTTCATTTTGCGGCCGCTCGGGGCCACATGAATTGCGTAACATTTCTAATGGGCTATGGCGTTAACCTTTATGCCAAAGATATCGACTACCACACAGCCAAAGAATTAGCGGCCATGAACGATCGCCAGGAGATCCTGCGCTACCTGGACGAGCAGGACGCCAGGCAGCAGCGCCACGATGCCAAAAAGGTCAAAGCTCAAACGGAAAAGGCCACCAAAGAAACGGACAAGTTGGTGAAAGAATTCGCTCAAGTGCAAGAAAAGGCCAGGAAATTGgccgaaaaggagaaaaaacgcCTGGAGAAAGAACGGGAAGAAATGGAGCGATCGGGAATGAACGAAGCCCATTCGATCGAGCCGGGGACCTTGATCCCTCGGCCATCGATGGCGGCCATCGACCTCCGGCGTGATTCCCGGCTGATCTACAGTCCCAAATACTCTGACATAGTCAACCCGAAAGAGGAGAAGGACAAGATCAAACTGCCCGTCAGCGCCGTGTACAAAaaagtccagcagcagcgccgGAAAATGATGAGCTCATCGTCCAGCAATCAGTCATCCGTGTCCAAAAGTGCGacggccaacaacaacaatggcgAGCAAGTCACGACCGAGCCGGGCGATTTTAAAATCGGAGCCGTCGAGGACGGCAAACGATCCGTTCGTTCCATTTCCGGATTAAGGAGAGACTCTGAGATCATGTACATGCCGAAATATGACGACAGCAATGGTATACATATGCTAAATTCAATTGCATGATATGACGCAAATGATTATCATAAACATTTATTGGATTTAGGCAAGCGCACGGGTCTAGATAGCGTCTTCCCCAATCCAGATAGTAACAGCCGCAGCAAAAGTATTTCGTCGGGAAGTTCTAATTTGCATCCTGCTGGCTACCCCAAGACTTCCGACAGTGGATTTAGTGATGATCTCGCATTCCAGCCGCACAGATCGTCCATTTTTGAACTACCCGGTTTCGGTCGTCTAGCCTTCAGGTGGAAAGACTGTTTCGTTTTAAATAAATGAGTGCGACATTAATAAAGATTTCTCTTAGGAATTCGATAACGGCGCTCGGAGGGAACTCAATGAACCTCGGGGTGGCAGCTGTGCCTCCGAATAAGGAAGGTGAATCGACCGTTGATGATGCAACCCGTCTGAATCACAACCGACGCCAACGGGAAGATAAATGGGATCAGGACGATTTGGAATCATCAGGTAATAttagtcatttttctttcatttgatttctttagaAATCACTCTTGATGTTTTAATGTATTTACGTACAGATGACGAGGAAGAAAACGGACAGACTCCAATGTACTTTTTCTTGGCTGCCTTTGGATTGGAGGAGTTTATTGAGCCGCTTGTCAGGGAAAAATTTGACTTGGACTCTTTGATGTTGGTCAGCGAGGAGGACCTGATATCAATGAAAATCCCGTTGGGACACCGGCGCAAACTGATGAAGGCCATCAACGATAGGAAAGCCGCCATCGAAAACCCCGACGAAATGGAAGACAGTCATTTGTAAAACTGAAAGACGCCAGATAGACGAAGTTTTTCTTTGACGCAatacaacttttctttttttaattattatttcgcAAACTATTGACACATGAAATTGAATACATTTTAATCAACAATGAAATCTCATAATTTCAgtgaatttttcagaattgtaTAAAATTTACGCTTTGCAGTTGCACAAGTAGAAAGATTTGCTTTGTTGACACTTAGTCACTCACGATGAAGTGCAGTCGAGTTCAGAGGCGTCATCAAAGTGAGTGGCTGTAAATGTATGTTCAGCTTGGATATACCCACTTGACTTTGTTTCCTTGGCAGGAAATATTTTCATCGTCTACTCTACATTCTCAGATTATACACCGCGTTATTACGTGACAACGCGTGACAAGACTTTTATTATGCCTCTTCTTACTTCCTTACAGCCTGTGAATCAATTTTGAAAGTAAATTAAAAGCGTAAGATCGAAATtgataaaattgaaagaatgtgCACACTGTCGTAAAGTAAATGGTTAAATGCTCAAtcaaatgtaataataatgaaacaaataaaaaggatgcAAAAATATGCCTTTGTTTCGTTATGACCAGGTCATTGGCTTAAAATTGATTGAAGGTCATACAGTATATTAGCGCCAGACAGTCGTATAAAGAAAGGGATAGATAAATAAAGAAGAGGAAGGGTTAGAATGCCACGTGTTATATAATTTTCCAGaaaggtacaatagccgcaaggctaaAGGTGCAAATCAGGATGAGAAAAATTGGTATAAAATGCGAGGGAAAAGACAAttaaaatcagtcgagtgagcatctccgacacaaCAACTGCAGTGCACTACTTGTCTCCTACTGTATCTCCATCGTATCaccagttcgcaatcatgggtaaatagttactttttaattaattcctAAAGTTAATTCTTTTGTGGTTCTAGTTGTTACTCAGCAATTTAAATATGTAAATAATGTTAAAATGACTTTTCTAGTTAattatggcgtcgtgctgctgctgagtgttgtttcgttgatggctgggtcgaccacgagtgtaccgatgtctcctgggtacgGTGGATATTCTTACCAAACCACAACGGCGAAGGAATACTACCccacgccgccgccttactacacaacaacatacgctacaccgacctactacaccgaggcccccaagtactacaccaccaaggcacccgagtattacaccacaacgtACGCTGcccctagctactacaccgaagcgccaaagtattactctgccccgagctacacaACAAAAGCgcccgagtactacacgactacgtatgctgccccgacttactacaccgaggctcccaagtactacaccaccaaggcacccgaGTATTACACGACTACCTACGCTGCCCCatcttactacaccgaggctacCACGTACTACTCTgctcctagctactacaccgaggctccaacttactacaccaccaaggcacctgagtattacactacaacctacgctgccccagtttactacaccgaggctcccaagtactacaccaccaaggcac comes from Daphnia pulicaria isolate SC F1-1A chromosome 11, SC_F0-13Bv2, whole genome shotgun sequence and encodes:
- the LOC124315282 gene encoding Usher syndrome type-1G protein homolog, which translates into the protein MAHRFHRAARDGKLDILKEATRKDCNSKDDDGMTPTLWATFEGHLEALRLIIGRGGDPEKCDHYGNTALHFAAARGHMNCVTFLMGYGVNLYAKDIDYHTAKELAAMNDRQEILRYLDEQDARQQRHDAKKVKAQTEKATKETDKLVKEFAQVQEKARKLAEKEKKRLEKEREEMERSGMNEAHSIEPGTLIPRPSMAAIDLRRDSRLIYSPKYSDIVNPKEEKDKIKLPVSAVYKKVQQQRRKMMSSSSSNQSSVSKSATANNNNGEQVTTEPGDFKIGAVEDGKRSVRSISGLRRDSEIMYMPKYDDSNGKRTGLDSVFPNPDSNSRSKSISSGSSNLHPAGYPKTSDSGFSDDLAFQPHRSSIFELPGFGRLAFRNSITALGGNSMNLGVAAVPPNKEGESTVDDATRLNHNRRQREDKWDQDDLESSDDEEENGQTPMYFFLAAFGLEEFIEPLVREKFDLDSLMLVSEEDLISMKIPLGHRRKLMKAINDRKAAIENPDEMEDSHL